In Planctomycetota bacterium, the sequence GGTTTGAAGACTTCGGCATCACGTCTTTCGCGCGGCGGTGATCCGGCTTATCACTTCCGCAGGATGTGTCGATGTCGCTGCTGATCGTCTGCGTTGTGCCGCGGCTGATGCTGAACATTATGAATGACGATCAGAGCACGGGAAAACGACCGCACTGTTCGCCTACGCGGTGAAGGGCATGAATCGGCGTCGTCGCGTGGTTGGGAACATCGGCGTATGAAAGTAAGGAGCGAGGTTACATCGTGGTTTTTTTCCAGCCTTCGCGTCAATCCCATTGACTGTTTCGCGAATCGGCCGCGTCGCATGGTGGACCGCAGATCACGATCTCGAGAAAAAGCCGACTCGAGCTTCATGCCGAAGATCGGTTCTCGATTTTGTGCGGCGTTGGGCTTTGCCTTCAGGTGACGATGGCGCAGCCCTGATTCAGGGCAACGATTTGTTCTGCCCAGGCCGGGCGTTCTAGTGTTGCATCCGACCATAAGTCACGTCCCAGCGCGGTCGCCGACTTGAGTCGAACGGACTGTTGCCCTTCGCCGCCGACGATGACCACGGCGGCTCGATCGCCAAGGTGGATCGGCAAGAAGACCGCGTCCGTAGGTACGGCGGGACGCACGGTCAGGTCGATCGACTCGGTAAGCGACGCGAGCAACTCGTGCCACGCGGGGGACTCGTCGTGGAGCAGCGAGGGGCCGATCGGCGATCTGACGTGAACGACACGGCCTTCGCCGAACCGGCGTTTAAGAGCGAGCGGTTCGCCGTCCGCGAAGCGGGGTGACGCGAGAGCTGACCAAGCGTTCGGGTCTGTCGTGTCGGGGCGAGAGCGGCAAAGGATCGCGTGGCCGCCGGACGCCAACGCCCAGCCCTCGGCTCGGCTTTCTAATCCTTGCATGCGTAAGCCGATCGACGCGCTAAATCCGCCCGGCCAAGGGCGTGGCATGGACAGGTGCTGGTCGCGGCGTCCGGTTGTCGCGTCGATCACAAGAGTCACCCCCGAGCGGACCCGCTCAAGGATCGATTCGGCAAGCTCGGGGTCGTAGGCCGTGAGGTGGGAAAGGATCGCGACGTCTCCGGGCCGGAGGCGTTCGGCCAGATGAATCAGCGGCACGGTCGAGGCGGGGACGCCTTGGCGGAGGCATTCCACAACGAGCATCGCGGCACCGCGGGCGCTGTCTTCGTGGTGTCGGCCCGGCGTGTTGACGAGGGGTTGCCGGCCGTGAATCGCTTCGTACGTTTGAGTCGTGCTGTCCGTCGCGACCCAGACCCGAGGCCGAACGGGTCGCATCGGGCCGTGACTTTGAAGGATCGCGTCGAGACGATCGTGAAGGTGGCGCAACGCGACGGCGCGGGGTCCGGGCTCGTCCGCGTCGTCGAGAAGCGCCCAGTCTCCGGCTTCGTTGTCGTGCTGGCGGGCATTGAAACACCAGCCCGTCACGCTCTTGCTGCCCGCGGCCAGCGCGGCGAGATGGTACTTCGCCACCGCGTCGGGGCCGGCGTCGTTGGGGATCAGGCCGCTGTCGGCGGTATTGCCGGTTTGAACCTCGGTGGTTTCGATCGCGTGTCCGCCCGGGATTTCGCGCAGGGCCGAGACGCCGGCGTAGATCAAACCCGGAAAGTCGGCGCGGTTGGCGAAGGTGAAGTGCCAGGACGGATGGAAGCTCGCTCCCAGGACGTCGACCAGATTGCACATCGCTTCCAGATCGGTGCCGCCGTGGGGGCGATTGGCGTGGATATGCGTCGGGTTGACGCAGGTTGAGGTGATCGGATCGATCGCGCGGACCCAGTCGCGCACCGCGCGGAGTTGGTGTATGAGCCAGTCTTGTCGACAGTTGATCTCGTCCAGATGCGGAAACGAACTGTTCCAAGCCGCTGCGGTATGGGCGGCGTGCGGCACGCGCTCGGCACGCGGGATCTCCTCGAAGGACGCGTAGCCTGTGCCCCATTTCTGGTTCAAGAGGTCGAGGCGGTGGCCGTAGCGATCCCCGAGCCAGGTCCGCCAGAACGCGGAAAACTCCGGCGTGTCCCAGCCTTCGTCGAACGGCTCGTTCCACAGGACCCACTGACCCAGCGCCGGGTGTCGGTGGTAGCGGGTGACGCAAGCCCGTGTGTACGCCTCACTCTTGCCCCACATCGACCGCTCGATGAAGCCCGTGTGCGAGTGCAACATCGAAGGCGTGCCCCAGTGCCAGGGCCCGCTGTTGGCGGTGAGTGTCGCCTTGATCTTGATGCCGTGTCGCCCCGCGGCGTCGAACGCGTGATCCCACAACTCCCAGTTCCACTCGTCTTCAGGCAAATCGGGCGTCGGCTGCAACCAGGGCCACATCAGGAACAGCCGCGCCCAGCCCAGCCCAGTCTGTGCCGCTTTCTTAAATAGGCCGTCTACACGCTTGGGCGTATCGTGTTGCTCCAGCCAAATCTGTGAGCCCAGCAGTTCTCTAGCATCCATGGTCAAAACTCGGCAGAGAGTAGCGGTTCTTGCTTGGCTCGGCGGGGATTAAGGCGCGGACCGATGTACCACCTTTCCGCGACCGTCGTATCGGGAAGACTAACGGCCATTTGCCCTCGATCGGACCAAATCGAGCTTTTAGATTCGGCCGCAACTTCCCCTCCCGTCGCTCGGTATCGCAGCGAGCCTTGGGTAGACGGAAGGCAACAGCCCATATGCATTCACCATAACGCGGCGGGTATCGCCCGTAGTTACAGAAGCAAAGCGGTCAGGCCGGAGGCCCGGCCCGGGCCATGGGTGTCGTCGATGTGCCGCAAGTTCTAAGCTTTGATTCCAGCTCGAGGCTTTAAGCCCGGATTCAAG encodes:
- a CDS encoding beta-galactosidase, which translates into the protein MDARELLGSQIWLEQHDTPKRVDGLFKKAAQTGLGWARLFLMWPWLQPTPDLPEDEWNWELWDHAFDAAGRHGIKIKATLTANSGPWHWGTPSMLHSHTGFIERSMWGKSEAYTRACVTRYHRHPALGQWVLWNEPFDEGWDTPEFSAFWRTWLGDRYGHRLDLLNQKWGTGYASFEEIPRAERVPHAAHTAAAWNSSFPHLDEINCRQDWLIHQLRAVRDWVRAIDPITSTCVNPTHIHANRPHGGTDLEAMCNLVDVLGASFHPSWHFTFANRADFPGLIYAGVSALREIPGGHAIETTEVQTGNTADSGLIPNDAGPDAVAKYHLAALAAGSKSVTGWCFNARQHDNEAGDWALLDDADEPGPRAVALRHLHDRLDAILQSHGPMRPVRPRVWVATDSTTQTYEAIHGRQPLVNTPGRHHEDSARGAAMLVVECLRQGVPASTVPLIHLAERLRPGDVAILSHLTAYDPELAESILERVRSGVTLVIDATTGRRDQHLSMPRPWPGGFSASIGLRMQGLESRAEGWALASGGHAILCRSRPDTTDPNAWSALASPRFADGEPLALKRRFGEGRVVHVRSPIGPSLLHDESPAWHELLASLTESIDLTVRPAVPTDAVFLPIHLGDRAAVVIVGGEGQQSVRLKSATALGRDLWSDATLERPAWAEQIVALNQGCAIVT